The Corynebacterium suranareeae genome window below encodes:
- a CDS encoding triphosphoribosyl-dephospho-CoA synthase, with the protein MHNIVKVQQASIGRLATQALLAEVNLPHKPGLVGPDGSRGHQDMDIELMRKSAKVLEPTFSELAEAGKTIELGQELRNEIGKIGRRGEATMMDATGGVNTHRGAIWNVGLLVTAASGLMTREDQPFTAFSIAQRAGSLASIPDSFIDSSPRPGATARKKYKVGGAVSEAASGFPHVIAILQAMGFYAGDFTPSYELQIKGLITCMSSLDDTCILHRGGAEALAFVHKSATDLLVESPPNEGLDVEKLSAFDQHLTNRNLSPGGSADLLAGALFLTSIFGESHANH; encoded by the coding sequence ATGCACAACATTGTAAAAGTTCAACAAGCATCAATTGGCCGTTTAGCTACACAGGCTTTATTGGCTGAGGTTAATCTTCCTCATAAACCAGGTTTGGTTGGCCCTGACGGTTCTCGCGGACACCAGGACATGGATATCGAGCTGATGCGGAAATCAGCGAAGGTGTTGGAGCCAACGTTTTCAGAGCTTGCAGAAGCCGGCAAAACAATTGAGCTTGGTCAAGAGTTGCGGAATGAGATCGGCAAGATTGGTCGGCGTGGTGAAGCCACAATGATGGATGCAACTGGCGGGGTAAATACTCACCGCGGGGCGATCTGGAATGTGGGGCTTTTGGTCACTGCTGCCTCAGGTTTGATGACACGGGAAGATCAGCCATTCACCGCTTTTTCCATTGCGCAGCGTGCAGGCTCTCTGGCATCCATTCCCGATTCTTTTATTGATAGTTCCCCTCGACCAGGAGCAACTGCGAGGAAGAAGTACAAAGTGGGAGGTGCCGTATCGGAAGCGGCCTCAGGTTTTCCTCATGTCATCGCCATCTTGCAGGCCATGGGCTTTTATGCGGGCGATTTCACTCCGTCTTACGAGCTGCAAATCAAAGGATTAATAACGTGTATGAGCAGCCTTGATGACACGTGTATTTTGCACCGAGGCGGCGCGGAAGCTCTAGCTTTTGTGCATAAGAGCGCCACTGATTTATTGGTGGAAAGCCCACCGAATGAGGGGTTGGACGTCGAAAAGCTATCTGCTTTTGATCAACACCTGACCAACCGCAACCTTTCCCCGGGCGGCAGTGCTGACCTGCTTGCTGGCGCCTTATTTTTAACCTCGATTTTTGGAGAATCTCATGCAAATCATTAA
- a CDS encoding transglycosylase domain-containing protein: MSTTNSLTKLVASTVAAGVLGALALVPFASLSGVAVARTNDTMQTNLSDLTDGRGPGVTTITDSTDQPIAYIYGQRRFEVGGDEISKAMKDAIVSIEDRRFYEHDGVDLQGFGRAMLTNLVAGGVEQGASTINQQYVKNFLLLVEADDEAEQAAAVETSIPRKLREMKMASDLEKTLSKDEILTRYLNIVPFGNGAYGVEAAARTYFDSSAAELTIPQSAMLAGIVQSSSYLNPYTNHDAVFERRNTVLGAMADAGAISPEEAAAFQQEPLGVLETPQGLANGCIGAGDRGFFCDYALQYLSEQGITQEMLAKDSYTIKLTLDPDVQDAARNAVASHVDPTTPGVAEVVNVIEPGENSRDILAIASSRNYGLDLDAGETMLPQATSRVGNGAGSIFKIFTAAAAIQEGAGLDTMLDVPARYEVKGMGSGGAANCPANTYCVENAGTYAPRMTLQDALAQSPNTAFVEMIEQVGVEKVVDLSVKLGLRSYTDEGSFDGESSIADYMKDHNLGSYTLGPTAVNPLELSNVAATIASGGMWCEPNPIVSVHDREGNEVYIDRPTCERAVETETAEALAVGMSKDIVNGTAASAANMYGWSQPTAAKTGTTESNQSSSFMGFNSNFAAVPYIYNDGTTTTPLCSGPVRQCSSGNLFGGNEPAQTWFNMASNVPAAAQGSLPDSSDAFRIGASGELLSKVIGQSEASARRTLEAEGYKVTTRSVSGSGSARGTVVSANPQGAVLIDGSTVILEISDGSSPAPATNNDDDDAGDSPAPSTNNRGTTIEDAINDAISQFFR; encoded by the coding sequence GTGTCCACCACCAATTCTCTGACAAAGCTCGTTGCATCGACAGTCGCCGCAGGCGTCCTTGGTGCGCTCGCATTAGTGCCTTTCGCCAGCCTGTCTGGTGTTGCAGTTGCGCGTACCAATGACACGATGCAAACCAACCTTTCAGATCTCACAGATGGTCGCGGTCCCGGTGTCACGACGATCACGGATTCAACGGATCAGCCGATTGCTTATATTTATGGGCAACGGCGCTTCGAGGTTGGTGGTGATGAAATCTCTAAGGCAATGAAGGATGCCATTGTCTCCATTGAGGATCGTCGCTTCTATGAGCATGACGGAGTAGACCTTCAGGGTTTTGGTCGCGCAATGTTGACCAACTTGGTGGCTGGTGGTGTTGAGCAGGGTGCTTCAACCATCAATCAGCAGTATGTGAAGAACTTCCTGCTGTTGGTGGAAGCTGATGATGAGGCAGAACAAGCAGCAGCGGTGGAAACCTCTATTCCTCGTAAGCTCCGTGAGATGAAGATGGCGTCTGATTTGGAAAAGACGTTATCTAAGGATGAGATTCTTACTCGTTATCTCAACATTGTTCCTTTCGGAAATGGCGCTTATGGCGTAGAAGCTGCCGCTCGGACGTATTTTGATTCTTCAGCAGCCGAGCTCACCATTCCGCAGTCCGCAATGCTTGCAGGTATTGTGCAGTCTTCTTCTTATCTCAATCCTTATACCAATCATGATGCTGTGTTTGAGCGTCGGAATACGGTGTTAGGAGCAATGGCTGATGCTGGCGCAATTTCACCTGAGGAAGCCGCCGCCTTCCAGCAGGAACCATTGGGAGTTTTGGAAACTCCTCAAGGCTTAGCCAATGGTTGCATTGGTGCCGGGGATCGTGGTTTCTTCTGTGATTACGCACTGCAGTATCTCTCTGAACAGGGCATTACCCAAGAGATGCTGGCTAAAGATTCCTACACCATCAAGCTCACTTTAGATCCTGATGTGCAAGATGCAGCTCGAAATGCCGTTGCTTCCCATGTTGACCCCACAACTCCTGGCGTTGCCGAAGTAGTCAATGTGATTGAGCCGGGTGAAAATTCCCGTGACATTTTGGCTATTGCATCTTCACGCAATTACGGCCTCGACCTTGATGCTGGGGAAACGATGCTCCCTCAAGCAACATCACGCGTTGGTAATGGTGCAGGTTCTATTTTCAAGATCTTTACCGCAGCTGCCGCAATCCAGGAAGGTGCAGGCCTTGACACCATGCTGGATGTTCCTGCCCGATATGAGGTGAAAGGGATGGGCTCTGGCGGTGCTGCAAACTGCCCAGCTAATACTTACTGTGTGGAAAACGCTGGAACTTATGCACCACGTATGACATTGCAGGACGCACTTGCACAGTCACCCAACACCGCGTTTGTGGAGATGATTGAGCAAGTTGGTGTGGAAAAGGTCGTTGATCTTTCCGTGAAATTGGGACTGCGCAGTTACACCGACGAAGGTTCCTTTGATGGTGAAAGCTCCATTGCGGATTACATGAAGGACCACAATCTAGGCTCTTATACTTTGGGACCTACTGCGGTAAACCCACTTGAGCTATCCAATGTTGCTGCAACAATTGCTTCTGGCGGCATGTGGTGCGAGCCAAATCCAATCGTTAGCGTTCATGACCGCGAAGGCAATGAAGTCTACATTGATCGACCAACTTGTGAACGCGCCGTAGAAACTGAAACTGCTGAAGCTTTAGCTGTCGGCATGAGCAAGGACATCGTCAACGGTACTGCAGCATCAGCTGCCAACATGTACGGCTGGTCTCAACCGACTGCAGCTAAGACAGGTACCACCGAGTCCAACCAATCTTCATCATTCATGGGCTTTAACAGCAACTTCGCGGCTGTCCCATATATCTACAACGATGGAACCACAACCACCCCACTATGCAGTGGACCTGTTCGCCAGTGCAGCAGCGGCAACCTCTTCGGCGGTAATGAACCAGCTCAAACATGGTTTAACATGGCCAGCAACGTGCCCGCGGCAGCCCAAGGTTCACTGCCAGATAGCAGCGACGCCTTCCGCATCGGCGCTTCAGGCGAGCTGCTGAGCAAGGTAATCGGACAAAGCGAAGCCTCCGCACGTCGCACACTCGAGGCAGAGGGCTACAAGGTAACCACGCGCTCGGTATCCGGCTCCGGCAGTGCGCGCGGCACGGTTGTCAGTGCAAACCCGCAGGGTGCAGTGCTTATCGACGGATCGACCGTCATTCTTGAAATTTCCGACGGCTCAAGCCCAGCTCCGGCAACAAACAACGATGACGATGATGCTGGAGACTCCCCTGCTCCATCAACAAACAACCGTGGAACAACGATTGAAGACGCCATCAATGACGCCATCAGTCAATTCTTCCGCTAA
- a CDS encoding response regulator transcription factor: protein MSKILLAEDDAGIADFIVRGLIREGFDCEVTESGAEAFARAHSGDFDLMVLDLGLPHMDGTDVLEQLRNLQVTLPIIVLTARTNIEDRLRTLEGGADDYMPKPFQFAELLARIKLRLAKHTAQESPTDARVLRNGDVELDLRTQRVLIDGSWHDLSRREVDLLETLMRHPGQILSRAQLLRLVWDMDWDPGSNVVDVYVRALRKKIGAHRIETVRGSGYRLR from the coding sequence ATGAGCAAGATCCTGCTCGCTGAAGATGACGCTGGCATTGCTGATTTCATCGTTCGCGGCCTCATCCGCGAGGGTTTTGACTGCGAAGTCACAGAATCTGGCGCCGAAGCATTTGCCCGCGCACATTCTGGTGATTTCGATCTGATGGTTTTAGACCTAGGTCTTCCACACATGGACGGCACAGATGTTCTTGAGCAATTAAGAAATCTGCAGGTCACACTACCTATCATCGTGCTCACGGCACGCACCAACATTGAGGATCGTCTCCGCACGCTTGAGGGAGGCGCTGATGATTATATGCCCAAGCCGTTTCAATTCGCTGAGCTTTTAGCGCGTATCAAACTTCGTCTTGCTAAACATACTGCTCAAGAATCGCCGACCGATGCGCGTGTGCTGCGCAACGGCGATGTTGAGCTTGATCTTCGTACCCAGCGCGTGCTTATCGACGGCTCCTGGCACGATCTTTCCCGGCGCGAAGTAGATCTCTTAGAAACTCTCATGCGTCACCCAGGACAGATTCTCTCCCGCGCGCAGCTTCTCCGGTTGGTGTGGGATATGGATTGGGATCCTGGGTCAAATGTCGTCGATGTATATGTGCGTGCATTACGGAAGAAAATTGGGGCTCACCGAATTGAAACTGTTCGCGGTTCTGGTTACAGGTTGAGATAG
- the mdcA gene encoding malonate decarboxylase subunit alpha, translating into MTTSTIQAPTLWDTDRRNKAERIDAVSSLVNGKFIPTEKITEALELLIQPGDRVALEGNNQKQADFLSRSLAKVNPERIHDLHMLFPSISRPEHLDLFEDGIASKVDFAFSGQQSARTAQLVEDGTMQVGAIHTYLELYSRMFLDLAPRVSLVAAVSADKDGNLFTGPNTEDTPTISEATAYRSGIVIAQVNEIVDSLPRVDIPGSWVDFVVEADKPFEVEALFTRDPRQLTDVHVLLAMLTIRGVYEKHQVTSLNHGVGLDTAAIELLLPTYAERYGLKGKICTHWALNPHPNLIPAIETGWVQRISAFGGEVGMSNYVAARPDIFTTGPDGSLRSNRMAAQSAGLYATDMFVGSTLQIDPYGNSSTVTAGRLAGFGGAPNLGSDPRGRRHSSPAWLDMAQGEGQLGIQRGQKLVVQIAETFNAGSDPKFVEQLDAVAVGKKAGMEIAPVMIYGDDVTHLVSEEGVAYLYKAQSLEERRMAVSAISGVSPLGGIANADDIAELRRNGLVGFPEDIGVNPSEASRTLLAAHSMESLVEWSGGLYEPPAKFKSR; encoded by the coding sequence ATGACCACTTCAACTATTCAAGCTCCAACCCTTTGGGATACTGACAGACGAAACAAAGCAGAACGCATTGATGCGGTCTCTTCTTTGGTAAATGGAAAATTCATTCCGACCGAAAAAATAACTGAGGCTCTCGAACTACTCATCCAACCAGGTGATCGCGTAGCTCTCGAAGGCAACAATCAAAAACAGGCAGATTTCCTCTCTCGATCTTTGGCCAAGGTCAATCCGGAACGCATTCATGACCTGCACATGCTGTTCCCGTCGATTTCACGGCCAGAGCATTTAGATCTTTTTGAAGATGGTATTGCTTCAAAAGTAGATTTCGCTTTTTCTGGTCAGCAATCTGCACGCACTGCGCAGCTTGTTGAAGATGGCACGATGCAGGTTGGCGCTATCCACACTTACCTCGAGTTGTACTCGCGGATGTTTTTGGATCTTGCCCCTCGTGTTTCTTTGGTCGCAGCTGTTTCTGCGGATAAAGATGGAAACCTGTTCACCGGCCCCAACACTGAAGATACTCCAACGATTTCTGAGGCAACTGCCTACCGTTCCGGAATTGTCATTGCTCAGGTAAATGAAATTGTCGATTCTTTGCCCCGCGTCGATATCCCTGGAAGCTGGGTAGATTTTGTTGTTGAGGCAGATAAGCCTTTTGAAGTCGAAGCACTTTTCACCCGTGATCCCCGGCAGCTCACTGATGTTCATGTGCTTCTTGCAATGTTGACCATTCGTGGTGTTTATGAAAAGCACCAGGTCACTTCTCTCAACCACGGAGTTGGGTTGGATACAGCCGCAATTGAGTTGTTGCTTCCTACCTATGCGGAGCGTTATGGGCTGAAAGGAAAAATCTGTACGCACTGGGCTCTAAACCCACACCCAAATCTGATTCCAGCCATTGAAACTGGTTGGGTGCAGCGCATTTCTGCATTCGGCGGTGAAGTGGGAATGAGTAATTATGTTGCGGCAAGGCCGGATATTTTTACCACAGGGCCTGATGGAAGTTTGCGTTCCAATCGCATGGCTGCTCAATCTGCTGGTTTGTATGCCACTGATATGTTTGTTGGTTCCACCCTGCAAATTGATCCATATGGAAACTCTTCCACCGTCACAGCGGGACGTCTTGCAGGTTTTGGTGGCGCACCAAACCTTGGTTCTGATCCCCGTGGTCGTAGGCATTCCAGCCCAGCATGGTTGGATATGGCTCAAGGCGAAGGACAGCTCGGCATTCAGCGAGGTCAAAAGCTTGTTGTTCAGATTGCAGAAACTTTCAACGCAGGATCAGATCCAAAGTTTGTGGAGCAATTGGACGCGGTAGCAGTGGGCAAGAAAGCCGGCATGGAGATCGCACCGGTGATGATTTATGGCGATGATGTCACCCACTTGGTCTCTGAAGAAGGCGTTGCTTATCTGTATAAAGCACAGTCTTTGGAAGAACGACGGATGGCAGTGTCAGCGATTTCAGGTGTGTCGCCGCTCGGCGGGATTGCCAATGCTGATGATATTGCAGAGCTTCGTCGAAATGGTTTGGTGGGATTCCCAGAAGATATCGGTGTCAATCCTTCAGAGGCAAGTCGCACATTGCTTGCTGCGCATTCCATGGAATCACTTGTCGAATGGTCCGGCGGATTGTATGAGCCACCAGCCAAGTTCAAGAGTAGGTAA
- a CDS encoding metallophosphoesterase, translating into MSTTIKTLTFSAAALLGTGIATAAWGYSELEKFELKTIELPILKPGTLRGEKEFRLLHISDLHMIPGQETKKAWVSALDSLSPDLVINTGDNLSDEKAVPDVLRALGPLMKRPGAFVFGTNDYWAPRPVNPFDYLIGKKREVSHIDLPWRAMRAAFIEHGWQDANQKRLEFQVGSVRLAISGVDDPHHNLDDYSEIAGAPNVDADLAIALLHAPEPRVLAQFEADGYQLSLSGHTHGGQLCLPGSKPIVTNCGIDRKRATGLNKFGAMWMHVSNGLGTSKYVPFRIFCRPSATLIKITEQAL; encoded by the coding sequence GTGTCAACTACGATTAAAACACTCACTTTTTCAGCCGCAGCACTGCTCGGAACCGGTATCGCCACCGCAGCATGGGGATATTCAGAGCTAGAAAAATTTGAACTCAAGACAATTGAGCTTCCGATTTTAAAGCCCGGAACCCTGCGTGGAGAAAAAGAGTTTCGTCTTCTTCACATCTCTGACCTCCACATGATCCCAGGTCAAGAAACCAAAAAGGCATGGGTATCCGCGCTGGATTCATTAAGCCCTGATTTAGTAATCAACACCGGCGACAACCTTAGCGATGAAAAAGCAGTACCCGATGTCCTCCGCGCACTTGGGCCTTTGATGAAACGCCCCGGCGCGTTTGTATTTGGCACCAATGATTATTGGGCACCCCGCCCCGTCAATCCTTTTGATTACCTTATTGGCAAAAAACGCGAAGTCAGCCACATCGATTTACCATGGCGAGCCATGCGAGCTGCATTCATCGAACACGGCTGGCAAGATGCCAACCAAAAACGCCTTGAATTCCAAGTCGGTTCTGTACGCCTAGCTATTTCTGGTGTCGATGATCCCCACCACAACCTCGACGACTATTCAGAAATCGCTGGTGCACCAAACGTGGACGCTGATCTCGCCATAGCATTGCTTCATGCTCCCGAGCCACGAGTGCTCGCACAATTTGAAGCCGATGGCTACCAGCTTTCCCTATCTGGCCACACCCACGGCGGTCAGCTTTGTCTGCCAGGCAGCAAACCGATCGTCACCAACTGTGGAATCGATAGGAAACGAGCAACCGGCCTCAACAAATTTGGGGCTATGTGGATGCACGTATCCAACGGTCTCGGCACCTCCAAATATGTGCCATTCCGCATCTTCTGCCGACCAAGCGCCACCTTAATCAAGATCACTGAACAGGCACTTTGA
- a CDS encoding sensor histidine kinase, whose protein sequence is MAKSTPLNTTMKTTLKASLRWRIVLWMTAVVFLTLASVVIITRSVLLSDVTNTANSAVEQEIEEFRRFATEGVDPTTAQPFASGHRLMEVYLSRQIPDENEAIVGIFPGELIQVDYSQLSGAHPAPLEHSDPLVSEIRQSTLNSGIFNDPDRGAAHWGKVNFETASGEADGEFVVAFFADNLKSQVNSQIQILILIGTGGLIASILIAWLIAGQIIAPIRKLSSVSAKINNSDLTRRVPVEGRDEIAQLASTFNAMLDRIELAYNDQRQFVDDAGHELRTPITVVRGQLELLTTTPPEEQARSIELATTELDRMSRMVNDLLTLAVADSGTFIHKLPTDVTDLTIDIEDKARTISDRILLVDAAEGLVNLDEQRVTEAVLELFSNALRYSDDVVELGSDFRHSGPDRIFRIWVRDKGKGIDLDEQETLFDRFSRGSQKNSRRPGGAGLGLSIVKAIGEAHGGRAFVNSTPGLGSIFGLEIPAPQQSKEYTHEQDPAR, encoded by the coding sequence ATGGCCAAATCAACCCCGCTGAACACAACGATGAAGACAACACTAAAGGCATCATTACGCTGGCGAATCGTTTTGTGGATGACAGCGGTTGTTTTCTTAACTCTGGCAAGCGTGGTGATCATTACCCGTTCCGTGTTGCTTTCAGACGTGACAAATACAGCAAATTCTGCCGTTGAGCAGGAGATTGAGGAGTTTCGTCGATTTGCAACGGAAGGTGTGGATCCAACAACTGCGCAGCCTTTTGCTTCAGGGCATCGTTTGATGGAGGTCTATTTATCTAGGCAGATTCCGGATGAAAATGAAGCCATCGTGGGTATTTTTCCAGGTGAGCTGATTCAGGTTGATTATTCTCAGCTCAGTGGTGCCCATCCTGCTCCCCTAGAACACTCTGACCCGTTAGTTTCTGAAATCCGACAGTCCACTTTAAATTCTGGAATTTTCAACGATCCTGACCGCGGAGCGGCTCATTGGGGCAAGGTGAATTTTGAGACAGCATCCGGCGAGGCCGATGGTGAGTTCGTTGTCGCTTTCTTCGCCGATAATCTTAAAAGTCAGGTCAATAGCCAGATTCAGATCCTTATATTGATCGGCACCGGAGGGCTAATTGCTTCAATTCTGATTGCGTGGTTGATCGCTGGGCAGATCATCGCGCCGATCCGAAAATTGAGTTCTGTGTCTGCGAAAATTAATAATTCCGATCTCACCCGTCGTGTTCCGGTGGAGGGCCGTGATGAGATCGCGCAGCTAGCCAGCACGTTTAATGCCATGTTGGATCGCATCGAGCTGGCGTATAACGATCAACGTCAGTTCGTCGATGATGCCGGACATGAGCTACGCACGCCGATCACTGTGGTGCGTGGCCAGTTGGAGCTTCTCACCACCACCCCACCGGAGGAACAAGCACGATCGATTGAGTTGGCCACTACTGAGCTGGACCGGATGTCGCGAATGGTCAATGATCTGCTCACCCTCGCAGTCGCTGATTCCGGCACCTTCATCCATAAACTCCCCACGGATGTCACAGACTTGACCATTGATATTGAGGACAAGGCCCGCACCATCAGCGACCGAATTTTGCTTGTCGACGCCGCCGAGGGCCTCGTCAACCTCGACGAGCAGCGGGTCACCGAGGCAGTGCTGGAATTGTTTAGCAATGCGTTGCGCTATAGCGACGATGTGGTGGAGTTGGGTTCAGATTTCCGACATTCAGGACCCGACCGCATTTTCCGCATTTGGGTTCGAGACAAAGGCAAAGGCATCGACCTCGATGAACAAGAAACCCTGTTCGACCGTTTCTCCAGAGGCTCCCAAAAAAATTCACGGCGTCCCGGTGGCGCCGGCCTAGGCTTATCTATTGTCAAAGCAATCGGCGAGGCTCATGGCGGTCGAGCTTTCGTTAATTCCACACCAGGTTTAGGTTCTATTTTCGGACTAGAAATTCCCGCACCACAACAATCAAAGGAATACACCCATGAGCAAGATCCTGCTCGCTGA
- a CDS encoding GatB/YqeY domain-containing protein: MSELKDKIRADLTTAMKARDKDTTGTLRMLLFALTQEETTGAKHELNDEEVLKVIAREIKKRRESAEVYTENGRQELADVELKEASILENYQPEQLDDDQLNALIDEAIAEVGGEADMKKMGQIMKAATAKAAGRADGKRLSTAVKSRLSQ; the protein is encoded by the coding sequence ATGAGTGAACTAAAAGATAAAATCCGCGCAGATCTAACTACCGCTATGAAGGCTCGCGATAAGGACACCACCGGTACCTTGCGCATGCTGCTTTTTGCATTGACCCAGGAAGAAACCACCGGAGCTAAGCACGAGCTTAATGATGAAGAAGTGCTGAAGGTGATTGCTCGCGAAATTAAGAAGCGTCGCGAGTCAGCTGAGGTGTACACCGAAAATGGTCGTCAGGAATTGGCAGATGTGGAGCTTAAAGAGGCTTCCATTTTGGAAAACTACCAGCCTGAGCAGCTTGATGATGATCAGCTAAACGCATTGATCGATGAAGCTATCGCTGAAGTTGGTGGTGAGGCAGATATGAAGAAGATGGGCCAGATCATGAAGGCTGCTACTGCGAAAGCTGCTGGTCGTGCAGATGGAAAACGACTCTCCACCGCAGTGAAGAGCCGTCTAAGCCAGTAA
- the whcA gene encoding WhiB family transcriptional regulator WhcA translates to MTSVIPEQRNNPFYRDSATPASSDHAERGEWVTQAKCRNGDPDALFVRGAAQRRAAAICRHCPVAMQCCADALDNKVEFGVWGGLTERQRRALLRKNPHITNWAEYLAQGGEISGV, encoded by the coding sequence ATGACGTCTGTGATTCCAGAACAGCGCAACAACCCCTTTTACAGGGACAGCGCAACACCTGCTTCCTCTGACCATGCAGAGCGCGGCGAATGGGTGACCCAGGCAAAGTGTAGAAATGGCGATCCGGATGCATTGTTTGTTCGCGGTGCAGCGCAACGTCGAGCAGCAGCGATTTGCCGCCACTGCCCAGTAGCAATGCAATGTTGTGCTGATGCTTTAGATAACAAGGTGGAATTTGGAGTGTGGGGAGGCCTCACCGAGCGCCAGCGACGCGCACTACTTCGCAAGAATCCACATATTACTAATTGGGCTGAGTATTTAGCCCAAGGCGGAGAGATTTCCGGAGTATAA
- a CDS encoding DedA family protein, with translation MNDQLVSWVETLMAAAVFYPVLSVVVLFDCILPLIPSETVLALAGAWSGARGTPNLWLVIVVATVAAIVGDNLCYFFGTRLIKVVNRVPGNSKRGKALGWARENLNERDVSTIIIARFIPWARWFVTIILGSVGYSWTRFLIWDSIGALIWATQATLLGYVGGWLFQDQPLIGLVVGATLGIFFGFFLQWLNKVWENRRQNTNRPDSKTLSDLA, from the coding sequence TTGAATGATCAGTTGGTGAGCTGGGTGGAAACGCTCATGGCTGCTGCAGTGTTTTATCCGGTGCTGTCAGTAGTTGTACTCTTCGACTGTATTTTGCCGCTTATTCCTAGCGAAACTGTTCTTGCTTTAGCGGGAGCTTGGTCAGGTGCACGAGGAACACCGAACCTGTGGTTGGTTATTGTGGTGGCCACAGTAGCTGCGATTGTTGGCGATAACCTGTGTTATTTCTTTGGCACTCGGTTAATCAAAGTGGTGAATCGAGTTCCCGGAAATTCCAAACGTGGGAAAGCGCTGGGGTGGGCGCGGGAAAATCTCAATGAACGGGATGTCTCGACGATTATCATCGCTCGTTTCATTCCGTGGGCGAGGTGGTTTGTCACCATCATTTTAGGATCCGTGGGATATTCCTGGACGAGGTTTCTTATCTGGGATTCCATTGGTGCGTTGATTTGGGCGACCCAAGCAACCTTGTTGGGATATGTGGGTGGATGGCTTTTCCAGGATCAACCACTGATTGGTTTAGTGGTTGGAGCCACCTTGGGAATTTTCTTCGGGTTCTTTTTACAGTGGCTTAACAAAGTGTGGGAAAATCGTCGCCAGAACACAAACAGGCCAGATAGCAAAACACTATCTGACCTGGCTTAA